The DNA window TTTCTTAATAACCCTTAAAAGCTGGACATTTTTCCTAACCGATATTAAAGCGCACTTCATGCCCCTCTTCGCCTTTTCTTCTCAGAATAAAGCTCAGATCTCACGCTTCCGGACTTCCTTACCAGAAAGAGAGTAAGATTAGGCGGAACCTCTTCCTCACCGGTCCATTCTCCAAGCCTCTTTGAGATAATGATCTCTCCCTCACGTGATATCTTATGTCCCATAGCAAATATGGAATCGGGAGGATAATAACGTTTTAAAGTGTTTAATACGCTTTTAAACATGGCACCGGAGAGATATATTGCTGAAGCTGGTGTCTGACTGAAGAAACTTTCAAGGTTTTCGGGAACGATCGTGTTTCCCGGAAAGCGAGTAATCAAAACAGTTTGAGTTATCTCAGGTATGGTAAGCTCCATGCTAAGCTTAGCAGCAAGCGCGCTATAAGCTGAAACACCGGGAACAACCTCAACTCCTAAGCCA is part of the Synergistota bacterium genome and encodes:
- a CDS encoding precorrin-4 C(11)-methyltransferase, which codes for GLGVEVVPGVSAYSALAAKLSMELTIPEITQTVLITRFPGNTIVPENLESFFSQTPASAIYLSGAMFKSVLNTLKRYYPPDSIFAMGHKISREGEIIISKRLGEWTGEEEVPPNLTLFLVRKSGSVRSELYSEKKRRRGA